The stretch of DNA AGCCCTGGCTCCACCAGATGTCGAGGTTGGCGGTGGCCGGCAGGAAGCGCTCCTTCAGCTCCTGCGAGCCGAAGGTCGCGATGACCGGACCGACCATGGAGGCGTTGAACGCCAGCGGCGGCATGACGCCGGCCAGCTGCATCTCCTCGTGCCAGATGTGGCGCTGGAGCTGGGTCCAGTCCTTTCCACCCCACTCGACGGGCCAGCCGGGCACCGCGAGGCCGCCGGCGTTGAGGGCCTGCTGCGAGCGCACGATCTGATCGCGCGTGATCTCACCGCGGTTGATCACGGCGTCGCGGATGTCCTGCGGCACCTGGGTGGTGAAGAACTCACGCATCTCCTCGCGGAATGCCTGGTCCTCGGCTGACAACTGAAGTCTCATGAGTGCCCCTTCGCACTAAGCGCTTGCTTAGTCTTGAGAATACTGTGCAACTGCCGTTGACACCAGCGAGTCACTTCCGCCTCGACTTGGCACGGAAGGGCCCCACGAGGCGGGGTCCGGACAGGCGGCGTTCGAGGCGTCGGGTCTCGCGTCCCAACGGTTGCGCAGCATACTCACCGAGGATGACGCCGGCGGCGAGCGCCACCGCCACGGCCATCGCCGTGATGCCCGCGAAGATGCCCGAGAGGCTCTCCTCCGCCAGCTGGGCCAGCGAGCGGTAGATCGTCAGGCCGGGCAGCAGCGGCACGATGGCGGGCACCACGAGGACGAGGGCCGGGATCCTCAGGGCGCGCGACGCCGGGTAGCTGACGACGCCGATGAGGAACGCCGCGATCCCGGCGGCCCACGGCCGATCGATGTTGTTCTCGAACATCGCGGCCGAGAGGGCTCCCGCACCGGCGCCGATCAGGGCGATCACCGGGACGGACGTCCACGGGGCGTACGTCTGCACGGCGAAGCCGGCGGCCGCGAGGCCCGCGCCGATCGTGACGAAGGGCAGGTGCGACAGGTCGGGCCAGCTCGTGCCCGAGCCCAGGTCGACGCCCAGCATCCGGCCGACCATGAGGCCGCCGGAGACGCCCGCGACGATGCCGCCCGTGGCCAGAACGACCTCGAGCAGGCGCGCCACGGCCGTCAGGTGGTAGCCGGTCAGCGCATCCTGGATCGCGCCCATGAGACCGAGCCCGGCCAGCAGCGCGACGATGTTGGCCGCGATGACCAGCGACGGCGGGGAGGGTACGGAGGCGGCCGCCGCCGTGACGGCGATGAGGGACGCGCACAGGCCCCCGACGACCTGGATGTAGAAGTCGGGCAGGCGCCGGACCTCGAGCGGCCGGCGCACGTACTCGATCACCACCGCGGCGAGGAACGCGATCACCGTGACGATCGCCGCTCCGCCGAGCATCATCGCCACCCCGGCGCCGACGAGGCCGGCCCCGCCGATCACGACCCACCGAGGCCGCGCGTGACCGCTCGTGGAGATCGCGGCCAGCTGCGAGCGCGCCTCGTCGAGGTCGATCTCGTCGTTCAGCAGGTCGCTCACCAGCCGGTCGATCGCCGTGACGTCCTCGAAGTCCGTCTCGCGCCGCACCACGTTGCGTCGCAGGATCAGCGGCGGCTCGTCGAGCTGCTGGTCGTGCACCATCGTCAGCATGATGTGGGTGACGTCGACGTAGGTGCCGCGCAGGCCGAAATGGCGGGCGATCGACGACATCGTCGCGGACACGTCGGCCGTGCCCGCCCCGTTGGACAGCAGCATCTCGCCCGCCCTCAGGGCGAGGTCCATGATCCGCAGGGTCTGCGGGGCCGAGGTGGTCATGCCTCCACCGTGACGGACCGGGCATGAGCCGGGTCGTCGTGTGCGCGTTCCACAGCCTGCCTCCCGATGTCGCCCCACCGACGGGTCACGAGGAGTCTAGGAGAGCAGTCGGACGTCGCACGTTCGCCGGACCCGGCGGCCGCACCCCCCTATCGTGGGTCCGGCACGCCAGGATCGAGGAGGACCCCCATGACCGGTTGGACCGAGGACATCCTGGGCGACCCGTACGAGCGCCGGACGATCGACCTGGGCGAGGATCCCGACGGCGAGGGCCCGATCACCGCGACGCTGGTCCGGCGCCGGTTCGAGGGCACCCCGCGGGCCGCGCTGGTCTACGTCCACGGCTTCAGCGACTACTTCTTCCAGACCGAGCTGGCCGAGTTCTACGCCGACCGCGGCTACGCCTTCTACTCCCTCGACCTGCGCAAGTGCGGGCGCTCCCTCGGCGACGGGCACACGCCGCACTTCGTCTCCGACCTCGCGCTGTACGACCAGGAGCTGAACGAGACCCTGCGCACCGTGCGCAGCGAGGTCCCCGACGTCCCGGTGGTGCTGTCGGCGCATTCCACCGGCGGCCTCGTGCTGCCGCTGTGGCTCGACCGCCTCAACCTCGAGCCCGGCGGCACCCGCGGCCGCGGCATCGCCGGCCTCGTCCTGAACAGCCCGTGGTTCGACCTGCAGGGCGCGGCGTGGATGCGCTCGATCGGCACGCAGGCGATCCGCGCCTTCTCCAAGGTGCGCCCCAAGGACCGGATGAAGCTGCCGCTGGCCGAGGCCTACGGCGTGAGCCTCTACCGCGAGCACGGCGGCCTGTGGGACTACGACCTCGCGTGGAAGCCGCTGGCCGGGTTCCCCGTCACGTACGGCTGGCTGACGGCGGTCCGGCGCGGGCACGCGGCCCTGCACCGCGGCCTCGACATCGGGGTGCCCTCGCTCGTGCTGCGCTCGCACCGCTCGTGGTTCAGCTTCCAGCACCACGAGAAGACCGACACGTCGGACGCGGTGCTCGACGTGCGGCAGATCGGCCGCTGGGCCGGGTGCCTGGGCGGCGACGTCACCTCGCTCGTGGTCCGAAACGCCCGCCATGACGTCTACCTCTCCAACGACGAGCCGCGCGCCGCGGCCTACCGGCTCACGGGTGAGTGGCTCGAGCGCTGGATCCCGTGACCCCGACCCGCACCATCGGGTTCGACCTCGACATGACGCTGATCGACTCGCGCCCGGGGATCCGCGCCGTGTACGAGGAGCTCTCGCGCCAGACCGGGGTGATCATCGACGCCGAGCTGGCCGTCTCGCGCCTGGGGCCACCGCTCGAGTGGGAGCTCGCGCACTGGTTCCCGGCCGAGGCCGTGCCCGAGATGTTCACCCGCTACCGCGCCATGTACCCCGAGATCGCCGTCCCGCGCGTCCTCGCGATGCCCGGCGCCGCGGAGGCGCTCGCCGCCGCCCGCGAGCTGGGGCGCGCGATCGTCATCACCGCGAAGGCGGGCCCGAACGCCGCTTTGCACCTCGACCACCTGGACCTGCCGCACGACGCCGTGATCGGCGACGCGTGGCGCGAGCAGAAGGCCGAGGTCCTGGTGCGCGAGGCCGCGGACACCTACGTCGGAGATCACGTGCACGACATGGACGCCGCCCGGATCGCGGAGGTCGCGGGCATCGGCGTTCCCTCCGGTCCGTGCTCGGCCGACGAGCTCCTCGAGGCCGGCGCCACGCACGTCGCCCCGGACCTCCACGCGGTGGTCCCGCTGCTCACCGGATCCTGACGCCCGTGGGGCGGACCGACTCGGTCACCGCTGTCGGCACGGGCGTCTAGGGTGGTCTCCGTGGACGCACCCCTGGCTCTTTACCGGCGCTACCGGCCCGAGACGTTCGCCGAGGTCATCGGCCAGGACCACGTCACCGATCCGCTGCGTCACGCACTGGCCAACAACCGGGTCAACCACGCCTACCTGTTCAGCGGTCCGCGCGGCTGCGGCAAGACCACGAGCGCCCGGATCCTGGCGCGCGCGCTGAACTGCGAGAAGGCGCCGATCTCGGACCCGTGCGGCGAGTGCCAGAGCTGCCGCGACCTCGCTCGCGGCGGGCCCGGCAGCATCGACGTCATCGAGATCGACGCGGCCAGCCACGGCGGCGTCGACGACGCCCGCGACCTGCGCGAGCGGGCGTTCTTCGCCCCCGTCAGCAGCCGGTACAAGGTCTACATCATCGACGAGGCCCACATGGTCTCCCCGCAGGGCTTCAACGCGCTGCTCAAGCTGGTCGAGGAGCCCCCGCCGCACCTGAAGTTCATCTTCGCCACGACCGAGCCCGACAAGGTCATCGGCACGATCCGCTCGCGCACCCACCACTACCCCTTCCGGCTGGTGCCGCCGAAGCTGCTCAGCGACTACATGCTCCAGTTGTGCCGCAGCGAGGACGTCGGCCTCGAGCCCACGGCGCTGCCCCTCGTGGTGCGTGCCGGCGGCGGCTCGGTGCGTGACTCGCTCAGCGTGCTCGACCAGCTCCTCGCCGGCTCCGGCCCCGACGGCATCACCTACGACCTCGCGGTCCAGCTGCTCGGCTACACGCCCGACTCCCTGCTCGACGAGTCCGTCGAGGCGTTCGCCGCCGACGACGCCGCAACGGTCTTCGGGGTCGTGGACAAGGTCATCGAGTCCGGCCAGGACCCCCGCCGCTTCGCCGAGGACCTGCTCCAGCGCTTCCGCGACCTGGTGATCCTCAAGGCCGTCCCCGGCGCGGCCGAGACGGGCCTGATCGACACCCCGGCCGACCGCACCGCGGTGCTGCAGCGCCAGGTCGCCGGCTTCGAGCCCACCGAGCTCACCCGGGCCGCCGACATCGTGAGCGCGGCCCTCACCGAGTTCCGCGGGGCCACCGCGCCGCGGCTCATGCTCGAGCTGATGTGCGCGCGGATCCTCGTGCCCGGTGCCGACAACTCGGTCGAGGGATTCCACGCCCGGCTCGACCGGCTCGAGCGCCGCCTCTCCGGCGCCGCCCCGGCGCCCGCGGTCGCGTCGGCACCCTCTGCTCCGGCGGCTCCCGCGCCTGCCACCGACCCGGCCCCGGCTCGACCGGAGACTCCCGCCGCCGAGGCACCCACGCCGGAGCCCGCCGCCCCGAAGGCTCCCGAACCGCAGGCCGCTCCTCCAGCTGCCGCCCCTGAGCCCGTCGCCCCCGAGCCCGTCGCCGCAGCACCCGAGCCCGCCCCGGAGCCGGCCGCCGAGCCGGCGCCCGCGACGCCCGGCCAGCTCACCACCGCCGACGTCCGGCGCATGTGGCCCCAGGTGCTCGACCGCGTCCAGCAGCTGCGCCGCTTCACGTGGGTCATGCTCAGCCAGAACGCCCAGGTCGCCTCGCTCGACGGCTCCACCCTCACGCTCGCGCTGGTGAACACCGGCGCCCGCGACTCGTTCGTCAAGAGCGGCTCCGACCAGATCGTGCAGCAGGCGCTGTCCGACGTCATGGCCGTGCAGTGGCGCCTCGAGGCGATCGTCGACCCGTCGGCCTCGCCCACCGGCTCCGCCCCCGGTGCGCCGGCCGCCGTGCCGCAGGCGGCCCCCGTCCCGCAGGAGTCCCGTGTGCCCGAGTCGGTGCGCGAGGCGTTGCGGCAGGGCCCGGTGCCGGTCGAGCGGTTGAACCCCGACGCCGGGGTCGATCCCGACGA from Aeromicrobium phoceense encodes:
- a CDS encoding threonine/serine ThrE exporter family protein, which translates into the protein MTTSAPQTLRIMDLALRAGEMLLSNGAGTADVSATMSSIARHFGLRGTYVDVTHIMLTMVHDQQLDEPPLILRRNVVRRETDFEDVTAIDRLVSDLLNDEIDLDEARSQLAAISTSGHARPRWVVIGGAGLVGAGVAMMLGGAAIVTVIAFLAAVVIEYVRRPLEVRRLPDFYIQVVGGLCASLIAVTAAAASVPSPPSLVIAANIVALLAGLGLMGAIQDALTGYHLTAVARLLEVVLATGGIVAGVSGGLMVGRMLGVDLGSGTSWPDLSHLPFVTIGAGLAAAGFAVQTYAPWTSVPVIALIGAGAGALSAAMFENNIDRPWAAGIAAFLIGVVSYPASRALRIPALVLVVPAIVPLLPGLTIYRSLAQLAEESLSGIFAGITAMAVAVALAAGVILGEYAAQPLGRETRRLERRLSGPRLVGPFRAKSRRK
- a CDS encoding alpha/beta hydrolase — encoded protein: MTGWTEDILGDPYERRTIDLGEDPDGEGPITATLVRRRFEGTPRAALVYVHGFSDYFFQTELAEFYADRGYAFYSLDLRKCGRSLGDGHTPHFVSDLALYDQELNETLRTVRSEVPDVPVVLSAHSTGGLVLPLWLDRLNLEPGGTRGRGIAGLVLNSPWFDLQGAAWMRSIGTQAIRAFSKVRPKDRMKLPLAEAYGVSLYREHGGLWDYDLAWKPLAGFPVTYGWLTAVRRGHAALHRGLDIGVPSLVLRSHRSWFSFQHHEKTDTSDAVLDVRQIGRWAGCLGGDVTSLVVRNARHDVYLSNDEPRAAAYRLTGEWLERWIP
- a CDS encoding HAD family hydrolase yields the protein MTPTRTIGFDLDMTLIDSRPGIRAVYEELSRQTGVIIDAELAVSRLGPPLEWELAHWFPAEAVPEMFTRYRAMYPEIAVPRVLAMPGAAEALAAARELGRAIVITAKAGPNAALHLDHLDLPHDAVIGDAWREQKAEVLVREAADTYVGDHVHDMDAARIAEVAGIGVPSGPCSADELLEAGATHVAPDLHAVVPLLTGS
- a CDS encoding DNA polymerase III subunit gamma and tau; this encodes MSARASRVVSVDAPLALYRRYRPETFAEVIGQDHVTDPLRHALANNRVNHAYLFSGPRGCGKTTSARILARALNCEKAPISDPCGECQSCRDLARGGPGSIDVIEIDAASHGGVDDARDLRERAFFAPVSSRYKVYIIDEAHMVSPQGFNALLKLVEEPPPHLKFIFATTEPDKVIGTIRSRTHHYPFRLVPPKLLSDYMLQLCRSEDVGLEPTALPLVVRAGGGSVRDSLSVLDQLLAGSGPDGITYDLAVQLLGYTPDSLLDESVEAFAADDAATVFGVVDKVIESGQDPRRFAEDLLQRFRDLVILKAVPGAAETGLIDTPADRTAVLQRQVAGFEPTELTRAADIVSAALTEFRGATAPRLMLELMCARILVPGADNSVEGFHARLDRLERRLSGAAPAPAVASAPSAPAAPAPATDPAPARPETPAAEAPTPEPAAPKAPEPQAAPPAAAPEPVAPEPVAAAPEPAPEPAAEPAPATPGQLTTADVRRMWPQVLDRVQQLRRFTWVMLSQNAQVASLDGSTLTLALVNTGARDSFVKSGSDQIVQQALSDVMAVQWRLEAIVDPSASPTGSAPGAPAAVPQAAPVPQESRVPESVREALRQGPVPVERLNPDAGVDPDDPVVDDGSQDAEALLAEHLGAEIIDETTHG